The nucleotide sequence aggtgatggaggagtaGATTTGGGTTTGATGAAAAGAAGTTAATATCAGGATTCAAATTCATGACAAGTTTCTTTATTATGattcaaatcaaatgtgttaATAACATATTATCAGTGTGTTATGACAACAGGTAGGAGGCAAAGTCATCATCCTCTTTGctcctcctacagagacactgaggaaccataGTCGACTCTAAACCCAGCACACAGAGgatcagtgaatgtggtgttgaaggtgtggaggtggatcagtgagtcagaggagactctgtagaaggacagagtgccagcaggacagtccacatacactgctactctgttagagacagaggaggaggaggaggaggaggaggaggaggaggaggaggaggaggaggaggaggaggaggagatgggtgtTCTTCTCttattgtgacagacagagtaaCCACCATCAGAGCAcctcagactccaggactgatcattctctccaaacaaacagtcagcactgtctcctttccttctgattcttctgtaactcactgatatataaactcttcctctccactcgacctcccagtaacatcgaccagtcagaacatttctacacagcagctgttcccagtagtcaaatctgtctggatgatcaggatatgactgatcctcctccacatatgtcaccttcctgttgttatcagacagtttgaggtctctgttcattgtgtttggatccagttccagttcacaggcatctgatggagagaacgagacacaatacagctgcagtttatcatctgttgatttattaactactttactgaaaccattcaaacttaaaccatctccatgacaactgagaccctccatcactgaggaagaccatgagatgtgactgaaagctttggacatacagagtaagtggacctttagatgagaatgtttttcaaagtgaaacttGATTCCAGCTGCGTctgatgtttgtctgaatgtaaattcaacagttcaggtcattatataatataaactgtccaataaaacaatatactaaacaaataaaacatgctgaatGTCCATGGCTAACTAAGGGTTTAATAAATGAGacttcataaaatataaaactcaaaagtcagaaaataaatataagaagtATAAAAATAAGTGAACTAACATGTTGAGGGCAAGAAAGAAGGAGTACTATAGGACACTATTAGAAACAAACAGGCAATATGAAGGAAATATGGAGCTTTCTGAacagtattattaaaaatggatcTCAGAAAATGAGTTATCCTCTTATTAAATACATAGGAACGTTATGGGATTAGGGGAGAAGTCTTGGTTTGGATTCAAAGTTATTAAAGTAACAGACAGCAGTTTGTGAGGTTAGGTGACAGTTGCTCTAAATGTTTGGACCTGCGGTCCCACAGGGGTCAGTATTGGGACcaacatgttttatgacatATGTCACATATCAAAGGTATTGAAGCTTGTTCTTTCTGCGGATCACACTCATAGTTGTTGTTCGGGTGATGATTAACTACAAGATATGGTAACCATGGAAATGATCAAACTAAAAACCtggtttgataaaaaataaattgtcactaaatttgaataaaactaaagtaatgttgtttcactgcagaagaaacaaacaagtaaaaatacagatagaTGGTGTGAATATTGAACAGGTTactgaaaatagatttgttGGGGTCATAATTGATGAAAAGCTTTGTTGGAaggcaaacattaaacatatacATCCCAAAAGGAGCATTGCAGTATTAAGTGAAGCCAAACAGGTCCTGGATTATAAAGCGCTTCACATTTTGTACTGTTCACTGGTCTCACCATACTTAAGTTACTGCGCTGAAGTTTGGGCCAATAATTACAAATCTAATGTacagtcattgtttattcttcAGAAAAGAGCAATTTGCAACATCCATCATGCAGAGTACAGGGATCATTCAAATCCATTATTCTTACTGTCTCATTTACTGAAGTTTGCTGATCTGGTGGAATTTCAAATAGCTCAAACAATGTACgaagcaaaaaacaaccaactgcCTGCAAATATCCAAAACATGTTCAGTGTAAGAGAGGAGGGCTACAATCTAAGAGGTCAGACTTATTTCTAAACTGTTAGCGTGCGAACGATGAGGAGgaacttttgtatttgtgtttgtggtgtgagGCTATGCAGCAGTCTAAATGTGGAACTGAGGGAATGTCCAAACATTAAGATTTTTATAAAGAGGTACAAAGAAATGATCTTCAGTAGGTATAGGAATTAAGatgctattattatatatgtatatttatatgtatgtgtattatatgtgatttggttgtgtccaaaaatgagtggATGACAATGGACTTGGTCCTTTGTGtactattatttatattactttGAGTTAATGGTGATAATATTTATGAAAGTGACAATGGTGGCAatgtagtgatgatgatgatgatgatgatgatgatggtgatgatgatgatgatgatggtgatgatgatgatggtaataataataatgatactaggACTAGATGATAATGGTGATATAGACGGTAATGatagtgataataatattaatgataatatatttctatatactaCACAGGAACACAGGTACAGAAATGTAAGTTGTGAATTAGAGGCAGGAATTAAATAACACACTACAGGCGCTCCGGTGCACACCCCCTCGAGCATGCGCTGGAGCAGGAGTGTTGTCATTTGATGACAGGGACCTAATAAcatggagagacagaaaataaagctCTCGGgggcacaaaacagaaaacggaagagggagaaagagaaagatttcgtagggatgaaaaaaagcttttcaaagtGGTTGAAAGACAGTAGGTAAGTTATGTCAGTGTATCAAGAGGAGGCTTGTAAATATTCAGGTTAGCTAAAGCTACTAGTAAAACGACAGGTTACTGTTGTCTTGCAACTGATCAGTATTTACAATATAACAGATCATGAACAAGAACTtgtttgtggttattttgttgttcagaCAGTTATCATTGTTTTTAACTACATGGTGaatcataaaacaaataaattatagAACTTGGGAGTGATACACTTGAGTTTAATGTCTTCACTCGGATATAACACTACAGTGCTGTTGTGATGTATCTGATAAGTCTGATCAGATGCAGCGTCCAATCAGTAACTGATATCCAATAAggatatcatttaaaattaatatttcatgttttttatatgtgatttgacTGCTGTATTTTTGAAACCTCCTTAACACAAAGTTCATGTTATTCAGGTgtgaggatggaaagaaagaatcaGGACACACAGGGGAAGGCGACAGGTTGGTCTAATATTAGGTGGAAGTGTAGGAACAGCCACTTGATACCAAGTGATTCAtttctaaatattatttatattgaaaaattgCATTAGCAAGATGTGTAATTTATTCAAAGCTATTAAATAATGCTTGTTTGACAATATGACTTAGTGGAGAAGAACACAGGCAATGGGTGAAGGACACAGACATGAGGTCGGTGATGACATCAGGTACACTCACAGAAATCATTCATAAGATTTATGTATTTCAATTGCATATAAAATTTCCACCTGAAATGTATCTGCATACCCCTCAGAAAGTAGATAGTTGCGCCCCTGACTGTTGgtaactttaggtgatgtgagtgaaatggacattttgtcatgtctgattataatgttttattcctgtctctgtgggtcagagataccatactgggacacaCCAGGGAACACTTCTCCTTTATAAACTAACTaccttgtttctttcttttttgcttcgttttaaattgttttgctgcggtatgaagtgctGCTACggtttgtcaccagccgccactgattattttcatctcaaactgccgtctgttacaaacacattttgtccaaatgctccaaacagctgaagtcagtatgaatgaatgaactttatctgcaggagagacatgagggacattttggagcaggtagcgccaccatgtggacatttataaaacatttctcttttaactcctgaactGTGACGAACAGAAGGacatttctgtttcatggattcattggttcaagataaatgtcagtttaggccaCGCCCACTTCTGactaaacacattttccatcattttgacttttttaacttcttttacatatttcatccagtttttctcaaagttctcatgaatcaaaactgaaaacacactcacacttcctcagaccaggtttcagtgtctgcagtccaccatggtccatcctggaggaagagacaaagacacaatcagcttcatacaccttcactcatatccaccattaaacatgaaccagagtccctcagttaatcagagtgtctgtccacctgtctgtacctgagagtgtccacctgtctatccatacctgagagtgtccatctgtccatacccgagtgtccacctgtctgtctctacctgagagtgtccacatgtctgtccatacctgagagtgtccacatgtctgtccatacctgagtgtccacctgtctgtccatacctgagagtgtccacatgtctgtccatacctgagagtgtccacctgtctgtccatacctgagagtgtccacctgtctgtccatacctgagagtgtccacctgtctgtccatacctgagagtgtccagtctccagtgtggatccttcagtccagcagacagaagcttctctcctgagtctcctggatgattgtagctcaggtccagctctctcagatgggaggggttggagttcagagctgaggccagagaagcacagccttcctctgtgatcagacatcctgacagactgaacacacacaacagttcatctaatgagataaacagtattttgtctttcaggcctttatgttcacactcagcgccccctgctgtatgttggtgtcatgcagatacattttaggtTAGTAGGAGAGAAAGCACATGTTCCTGCTGGAGGCTGTATTCTGATTTATGTTAGCAGAAGAAATgcctttaaagttaaatattgttccaCAGAATATCTAAAGAAGATTTCAGAGAAATGTACTGATGTTTTAACTTAGTTCTTATTTTTCATGCCAACAATGTTCACTGTGTGATCACAATCATTTAATAAGGcaacttatggcgcttttccactacaccgttccagcacgactcgcctcggttctttttgcgtttccactagggaaagtacctggtacctggtccttttttagtacctgctctggtgaggttttCTGATATTCTTTCCATTATATTAGACTTGAATTAATGCACATTGAGTCTTCATTGagattaaatgacagaaacataaatcaCATGTTGGTTGGTGTGGAAGGAGttttacttactgtatacttgatgttacatcacttcagCTCAGACAGTACACTAAATCTTTTTATCATAAACTCTTCATGTAAACTAGAAACTGAGGAGAAGCCAAAcatattactttatatacacagtaataaaactgacctgagagtttccagtccacagtgtggactctccagtccagcagaaagctgcttcactcctaaATCCTGCAGGtcgttgttactcaggtccagatctctcagactagaggactgtgagctgagaactgaggacagagctgcacagcttctctctgagaggttacagccatTCAACCTGAGGAAGAGTTTGAATAAGTTAAGTCACAGATCGAATATTTCGTTGGACTGCCTTTAGCTTTGATTACAGCAGCATTCGCTGTGGCATTGTTTCTATAAGCTTCTGCAATGTGACAAGATTTATTTCTGTCCCGTTTTGCATTAATTTTTCACCAAGATCTTGTATTGATGATGGGAGAGTCGGACCACTGCGCAAAGCCTTCTCCAGCACATCCCAAAGATTCTCAATGGGGTTCAGGTCTGGACTCTGTCTCATGCTCCCTGAACCACTCTTTCACTATTTGAACCCCAGCAATCCTGGCATTGTCATCTTGGAATATCCCCGTGCCATCAGGGAAGAAACAATCCATTGAAGGAATAACCTGGTGATTCAGTATATTCAGGTAGACAGCTGACCTCATTCTTTGGGAACATAATGTTGCTGAACCAAACTTAAACATTTAGTGAAATCAAAtcatagaaaaacaacagtagaacTCAGGGCTATGTTTAATAGTGAAAGTAAGAACATTTCCACACGCGCAAGCAAAGGGAACTCAAAGGATTAGGACTGAACAGCTGTGTAGCCTTATGAAAACCACTAATCAGTGaagctaataaaaaaaaggcttcaatTTGCTAGGGAGCATAAAGATTGGACTCtggagcaatggaagaaggtCATGTGGTCTGATGAGTCCAGATTTACCCTGTTCCAGAGTGATGGGCACATCAGGGtaagaagagagacagatgaagtGATACACCCATCATGCCTAGTGCCTCCTGTACAAGCCTGTGGGGGCGGTGCTATGATCTGGGGTTGCTGCAGTTGCATTGCAGAAGCTTATCGAAACAATGCCACAGCGAATGCTGCTGTAATCAGAGCTAAAGGCAGTCCAACCAAATATTAGagtgtgtgaccttttttttttggccaggcaGTGTATGAAGACAATAAAAGCTTGGTAGTTCAACTTTTACAAACAGTTGACTCCTGACCTGAaagtttccagtccacagtgtggactctccagtccagcagaaagctgcttcactcctgaatcctgcaggttgttgttactcaggtccagatctctcagattagaggactgggagctgagaactgaggacagagctgcacagcttctctttgagaggttacagtcactcaacctggagaagaatcagcagaacaaaagaattgcaaacattacttttctttattgaacaaagatgaaactacattaatctggatagttctgtgtgcacctacagagctttgttggaggctttgaccactggcagcagcctcagaagagcctcttctgaagcagagtatttcttcaggtcaaacacgtccagatctttttctgatgacagtaagatgaagaccagagctgaccactgagcaggagacagtttatctgtggagagacttcctgatctcaggtactgttggatctcctccactagagaacgatcattcagttcattcagacagtgaaacagattgatgcttctctctgcagacacattctcactgatcttcttcttgatgtactcgactgttttctgattggtctgtgagccacttcctgtctgtgtcagcagacctcgtaggagagtctgattggtctgcagtgaaagacccaggaggaagcggaggaacaagtccaggtgtccatttggactctttaaggcctcgtccacagctcTCTGGTAGAAACGTGCTGATTTGCCTCCGAACACTTCAGaccaggatgttgtttgttcttcttccagcagattgactccagacttgatgaatgtcagatggacatgaagagcagccagaaactcctgaaggctcagatggacgaagcaaaACACtgtgtcctggtacagccctctctcctctttaaagacctgtgtgaacactcctgagcacactgaggctgctctgatatcgatgccacactctgtcaggtctgattcatagaagatcaggttgcctttctgcagctgctcaaaagccagttttcccagagactcaatcaccttcttgctctctggactccagtgtggatctgtctcagttcctccatcatacttgatgttcttcagtttggactgaagcaccaggaagtggatgtacatctcagtcagggttttgggcagctctcctccctctctgcttttcaacacatcctccagaactgtagcagtgatccagcagaagactgggatgtggcacatgatgtggaggcttcgtgatgtcttgatgtgggagatgatggttctggcctgctcctcatctctgaatctcttcctgaagtactcctccttctgtgggtcagtgaaccctctgacctctgtcaccatgccgacacactcaggagggatctgattggctgctgcaggtcgtgtggttatccagaggcgagcagagggaagcagtttccccctgatgaggtttgtcagcagcacatccactgaggtggactctgtaacatcagtcaggatctcagtgttgtggaagtccagaggaagtcgacactcatccagaccgtcaaagatgaacacaacctggaactcttcaaacctgcagattcctgcgtctttggtttcagtaaagaagtgatgaacaagttccaccaagctgtactttttctctttcagcacattcagctctctgaaagtgaatggaaatgtgaagtgtatgtcctggttggctttgtcttcagcccagtccagagtgaacttctgtgttaagactgttttcccaatgccagccactccctttgtcatcactgttctgattggttcatctcttccaggtgaggctttaaagaagtcttcttgtctgattgttgtttctggtctgtctggtttcctggatgctgtttcaatctgtctgatctcatgttcatcattgacctctgcagtccctccctctgtgatgtagagcggtgtgtagatctgattcagaagggttgggtttcctgctttagcgatcccctcaaacacagactggaacttcttctccaggttagacttgagtttacgtcgacactttgcagcaccagttcctgaatgaacaaacaacaaatgaaatcagtgagtggatcctacagagagtctagaaatctgaacatgtaagtgtgtctgtgtagtttttcctctTCCATCAGTTAGGGCTGGGGCGACGCGTCGACGTCATTGATTACGTCGACGCAAAAACTGTGCGTCGAAACATCGTTCGAAAAATAATGGCGGCAGCGAGCAGCAGTAGCGGCAGCAGCAACACCAGTGAGTCAGTTGACTCTGATCAATGTAAAAAACGAACTCGTAATTCAAAGGTATTCTTCCACTCCGATGCATGACTACATCATGTCTtggattaaacacacacacacagacacacacatagacacacactacACAGTGTTCTTGAGTGAAAAGGCAGAGTCTATGTTACTGTGAATGAAGagcactttatattttatttattttatgttaataaCATTTTCTTGATTCTTGcacaacagttttatttattgaaagtattttattttatattttattatctattgttttcatcactttaattttattttggaaTTTGGTAATTTTtggtaaaaacaataaaaatatgtttgaatgaagaaatgtgttttttcagtgaGATACATAAATTAGAATATGTAAATTGCTATATAAGTCAAATAATGGGAAAATAATCGATAATCGAATCGAATTCGAATAGAATTGAAAAAATGAATTGTTAGATTAATCgattacaaaaataatcctTTTGCCCAGCCCTACCATCAGTTtcattcagctcatcagtggaggacaaacagcctctgatctgatgcagatgtgtgcagcatatttacagcagagtttgaaatataaacctctcccatgttgcctccatttcctctccatcatgttaaatctgttaaaatcctcttactgctctgcagacgctcagccagctcctcctgcttcattctcctcaggaagtgcagtgtgatcttcagaaatgcgtctctgctgctcctcctctgctcttcctcctcaccgtccaactCCTCCTCATCAtaactctgactctctaagcattctgggtaacCTTGGCTCAgacccctctggactctcttcagctcgttcttcacaaaagtgacgatgttctcctccagcagctggaacagaaagataaagtgaacatttcatttaaactggtagaacacaacatgtgattcatgtgtcagtctgaaggcctgctggtctaaacagagcagcatggacactgttaggacctgaatgctactttagtatttcatctgtggttgatggagttaatagtaaaaggtgtgtttgtacatgtacacaccataaatatggagtccagctgtgtttgatgctgctgtgcagactgatcactgggaacctctgagctctgctgctgaactctgtggagaaaacatcacgtttaaggacatttaatgactcaaatctgcactcagattattaaagatgttctgtcatgatgacaaaatgaactcctgtaaatgctgctctgattactggatgttaaattcttaccttccatcagcaggttgttcAATATTCAAGTTAATAGGACGATccatagaccggtcactcttcatggacacacagctgggttcaggagagtctgctctctgctgctgcatcctgatatgaataaagaagtgaaaaaagcatGTAGTTAACACCAAAGAACTGctgtccagcttcactgagtctctgctgcctagcttcactgagtctctgctgtccagcttcactgagtctctgccgCCTCCACAGACATCCAGCCAGCTCCCAAAACATCAGCCCCCCTGCTGAAGTCCTCCTGTCTCTTGGTCTCCTTTCTACATGGTTTTGTTGACACCTTGGTCTCCAAAGTTTCTGCCCTGAGCAGCTCTTTCAGCCTCCAGAGTGGTCCTGTCCATCTGTTctgccttctttctcctctttgttttctccctcctgaCCAGCCTGGAGGGACATTTGGGAGCTGTCCCTTGAGGGGCGACTGTCAAGATTCCTGTTtaagctctgtttgtgttgtcctgtctgtttctgtccctgCCTTCAGTTTCAaacccacctgctcacctgctgccactgtgtaattccctcatcagctcctcactaCATATACTGctctgtcattttctttcattctagaCACTAGATTGTGATGCTGTTCCTGtctgttcctgttcctcttgttacctgttcctgctggtttcaaccttatttgaactgctttccctttatggtctgtaagcctgtctgttggtttctgagcattaaagctgtttccattgaacctgtctgtggtgtttgtgcctgGTTCACCTGCTCTGCCCCACATAACACAGGAGGTTTATTCAGCCcaaacagccaaccaaccatTATTAacttcttaccttccatcagcaggttttcCATCTTTAAACACAAGAGGAGGCtccatagaccagtcactcttcatggacacacagctgggttcaggagagtctgctctctgctgctgcatcctgatacaaacaaacaacaaatcaaagagtttaaaaagatgaatgttgagcagactgtcatcagctgaagttttagaagcagaatgaaaatcagtaagaagacagtggatgagaaacgttctcctgttcatcaaaatgtcatctgatgaaagatgctgtctcatcttagttgattagttgactaatcagtggttgagctctttgttaactcacaaagttagtagttcattctgagttattgtgacttattattcagtagttgagtgtcagatgtgacagtgagtgtgaataatgatggtggagtgatgtgagtggagaacagtgatggacagttagagatcctcatctcacctctgagctttggtctggctgtcatgttccccacacagagagcttttagagggagggactccctcctctctgtcctcacactgatccatagcagagatacaccttcacacaaacacaacaacatgctcattcattacaaccagctgcacatcacacaggtctgcactgctgtctaacatcctgtcattattcattccaccaccagatggagccaaagtaacaaactatttaaagactttcactgagctttaatgtttaataacttaCTTTCTGAATGTtccactgacttttcatttgcctgattaaataactgaatatcatgaatgaaaagatgttttcaacagtatttctgtcaccttcttttaacacatttcatagtatattattatatggcTTTTATT is from Scomber scombrus chromosome 5, fScoSco1.1, whole genome shotgun sequence and encodes:
- the LOC133980059 gene encoding stonustoxin subunit beta-like, translated to MDHGGLQTLKPGLRKYACELELDPNTMNRDLKLSDNNRKVTYVEEDQSYPDHPDRFDYWEQLLCRNVLTGRCYWEVEWRGRVYISVSYRRIRRKGDSADCLFGENDQSWSLRCSDGGYSVCHNKRRTPISSSSSSSSSSSSSSSSSSSSSVSNRVAVYVDCPAGTLSFYRVSSDSLIHLHTFNTTFTDPLCAGFRVDYGSSVSL